CACAGACATGCAGGATCAAATGGCAGTTATTTTAGGTCTGGATTTTGATGGAAAGAGTGGAAAGGAGAGAGCAGGTCGGTTATGGCAGAGACTTCAGGGAAAGAAGGTGCTTATAATCCTGGATGATGCTTGGAAAGATATTGACTTGAAAGAGGTAGGGATCCCATTTGGTGATGCTCACAGGGGTTGTAAAACTCTTCTAACAACACGTCTTGAACACATATGTTCTTCTATGAAGTGCCAGCAAAAAGTGTTATTAAGAGTCTTATCTGAAAATGAAGCATGGGCTTTATTCAAAATCAATGCAGGTTTACGTGATGAGGACTCTGACTTGAACAGAGTGGCAAAGAAGGTTGCGAGAGAATGTAAAGGATTGCCTATAGCACTTGTGACAGTGGGAAGGGCTCTAAGAGATAAATCTGCAGTTGAGTGGGAAGTAGCATTTGATCAGCTAAAAAAGTCTCAATTTCTGGACATGGAACAActtgatgaacaaaaaaatgcaTATGCATGTCTTAAGTTGAGCTATGATTATTTGAAGCACGAGAAAACCAAGTTATGTTTCTTGCTATGCTGTTTATTTCCAGAAGATTACAACATTCCAATTGAGGACTTGACAAGATACGCAGTTGGCTATGGGTTACATCAAGATGTGGAGTCCATTGAAGATGCAAGGAAACGAGTTTATGTGGCAATCAAAAACCTCAAAGCTTGTTGTATGCTGTTAGGAACTGAAACTGAAGAAGATGTGAAAATGCATGACTTGGTTCGTGATGTTGCTATTCAGATAGCATCATCAGAAAAATACGGATTCGTGGTAAAGGCTGGCTTTGGGTTGAAGGAGTGGCCAACGAGCAACAAAAGATTAGAAGGTTGTACAGTAGTTTCGTTAATGGGCAATACACTAGCAGAACTTCCTGAAGGATTGGTGTGTCCACAGCTCAAAGTTCTATTATTAGAACTGGATGATGACGTGAATGTTCCAGAGGGGTTTTTTGAAGGGATGAAAGCAATAGAAGTTTTGTCTCTACAGGGAGGGTGTTTGTCATTGCAATCACTTCAATTCTCAACGAACCTTCAATCGTTGCTGTTGAGAGGGTGTGAGTGCAAGGACCTCAATTGGTTGAGAAAGCTGCAAAGACTTGAGATTCTTGGTTTGTGGTGCTCCTCCGTTGAAGAATTACCTGATGAAATTGGGACGCTCAAGGAGTTAAGGTTGTTGGATTTGACAGGTTGTCACTATCTAAGAAGGATTCCTGTGAATTTGATAGGAAGGTTGAAGAAGTTAGAAGAACTGTTGATTGGGGATGTTGTTGGATGTGACAGCACAGAAGGAATGAATGCAAGCCTAACAGAACTAAGTTCGCTGTCTCATTTAGCTGTGTTATCATTGACGATACCGGAGGTTGAATGCATTCccagagattttgtttttcccagCTTGCTCAAATATGATATACTGTTAGGGGATGAGTATTCAGAACTCGATAAAGAATACCCAACCTCGACAAGATTATATTTGGGTGATATAAGCGCCACATCCTTAAATGCAAATACATTTGAGCAGTTGTTTCCTACCGTGTCTCATCTTTGTTTTTGGAGAGTGGAGGGTTTAAGAAATATAGTATTGTCCTCTTGATCAGATGACCACCCATGGCAGTGAAAAGGACTTCTTACAAAGATTAGAACATGTAGAAGTGAAAGCATGTGGGGATATTCGCACTCTGTTTCTAGCAAAATGGCGGCAAGCTTTGAAAAATCTAAGGAGTGTGGAAATTGATGATTGCGATTCATTGGAAGAAGTATTTGAATTGGATGAGGAGAAAGAGCTGCTGTCATCTTTAACAAGGTTACGGTTGTCATCTTTACCTGAGCTCATATGTATATGGAAGGGGCCCACCAGACATGTCAGCCTCCACAGTCTTGCTCATCTGGAGTTGTTATTTCTTGACAAACTGACATTTATCTTCACACCGTCCCTCGCTCAAAGTCTTATTCATTTGGAAAACACTACTGATACATCATTGCCGTGTATTGAAGCGTCTTATCAGAGAGAAGGATGACGAAGGGGAAATAATTCCAGAGTCTCTTGGCTTCCCCAAATTAAAAACTCTCTCTATAATATGCTGTTATGAACTTGAATATGTCTTCCCTGTCTCCGTGTCTCGAAGTCTTCAGAACCTGAAACAGATGGAGATTTTTAAAGCTGACAATTTAAAGCGAGTATTTTACAGTGGAGAAGGAGATGACATTATCATCATCGACTTCCCTCAGCTAAGAAAATTGTCTCTTTCAAAGTGCAGCTTTTTTGGTCCAAGGGATTTTGCTGCTCAATTGCCTTCTTTGCAAGAATTAGCCATTGATGGCCACGAAGAATGGGATAATTTGTTGGCACAGCTTCGAGTACGTCCTTTATATTTctccatttgtttttcttttctaatttaaatcGTCAACTTCAATacattgtgataattttttctatctttttaaaacaatagagtcaaaaagtaaaaattgaaactttctttttaaatacaatattttctcATTCAAAGAACTTCAAAAGCACCAAATTTGtattgaattcaaaaaacatatttttttaaatattttttttttttttttttacaatttgttttcactttttttaagaaaataataatttaaatgatcaacaatcaagcatttttattaaaacattttactaatgtgtaaaattcaaattattttcttttatatttttatttttggaaaatgttataattttttttttattataaatcgaatataaaaaattaatttttttgagttaatgagtataattttttcatgattgcttttaatttaactaatataaaataatagtttgtatttagattatcataaatataaaaaaatatgattttatattcccATGACTTGTTGCCCtgtctatttatattttcttgttgatAAGTATTTCGGCATTGGGGATAATTGGTTCAtctatttaacaaaattatataatagtTTCAAAGTGCACAAAAACTAATAGGAATTATATCTAACAAATTATATCTAACAAAATTACTTTGGTACCCTTACTTTCTTTTGATGCAGGGGTTTACAAGTTTGGAAACATTAAAGTTGTCCTCCCTTCTTGTGCCTGACTTGAGATGTATATGGAAGGGTCTCGTGTCATGTAATTTGACTACTTTGAAGGTGAACGAGTGTAAGAGACTGACACATGTATTCACTGACAGCATGATTGCTAGTCTACTTCAACTGGAATTTCTAGAGATATCAAACTGTGAGGAATTGGAGCAAATCATTGCTAAGGAAAATGATAATGAAAAGGATCAGATATTTTCAGGAAGTGATCTCCAATCTGCATGCTTTCCTAATTTGTGTCGACTTGTGATCAGAGGATGCAACAAGTTGAAGAGTCTCTTCCCAATAGCCATGGCTTCAGGTCTCAAAAAGCTCCAAATACTTGAAGTAAGAGAATCCTCTCAATTATTAGGAGTATTTGGGCAGGGTGATCATGCTTCACCTGTCAATGTTGAGAAGGAGATGGTGCTCCCTGATCTGCAGGAGTTGTTGCTTATAAAATTACCAAGTATTTCTTGCTTTAGTCTCGGATGTTATGATTTCTTGTTCCCTCATTTGCAGAAGTTGAAGGTGCATGGATGCCCAAAGTTGACCATAGAATCTGCTACCACATCAAATGACTCAATGAGTGCTCAATCAAAGGTGCTCCTGATTTGACATGATTTCTTGCCTCTCGTTTAGTTTTAAAAGTGCACAATAATTACTAGGAATTACATCTAACAAATCGGTacacttgttttcttttgatgtaggggtttatgaatttgaaagaaatatctATTGAAAACTTGGAAGGAGTACAAGATTTAATACAAGTTGGATGTTTGATAACTAATAGAAGAGGTGGGCATGAACTTTCAATTGTGAGTTTGGAAACATTACACTTGAACTTATTGCCAGACTTGAGGTGTATATGGAAGGGTCTTCTACCGAGCAATTTGACTTCTTTGGAGGTGAATGAGTGTAAGAGACTGACACATGTATTCACAAACAACATGATTGCTAGTCTAGTTCAACTGGAAGTTCTAGAGATATCAAATTGTGATGAATTGGAGCAAATCATTGCTaaggataatgatgatgaaaatgatcAGATATTGGCAGGGAGTGATCTCCAATCTTCATGCTTCCCCAATTTGTATCGACTTAATATCAGAGGATGCAACAAGTTGAAGAGTCTCTTCCCAGTAGCAATGGCTTCAGGTCTCAAAAAGCTCTGCATGCTTAATGTAACGGAATCCTCTCAATTATTTGGAGTATTTGGGCAGGATGATCATGCTTCACCTGTCAATGTTGAGAAGGAGATGGTGCTCCCTGATCTGCATTTTCTGACTCTATATAAATTACCAAGCATTGTCTACTTCAGTCATGGATGTTATGATTTCATATTCCCTGATTTGATGGAGTTAAAGGTGCGTCAATGTCCAAAGCTGACCACAAAATTTACTACTACATCAAATGGTTCAATGAGTGCTCAATCAGAGGTGCTGTATATTTGACATGATTTCTTGCCTCTTTTtcagtgtttttatttcttgtttcccTCAATAATAAGACTTACAAGTTAGAATGTGTATGCCATGCTTGAATTGGTTTTGCAGGTATCTCAAGTAGCTGAGGGTTCCAGCACTGGTTGCTCCGTGCCAACCAGCACTTGTAGAACGTGGACCATATATAATGGGTGGAAAGAGGAAAAAGAGGAAGAGGATTAGTTTGGCAttggaatttgaaaaacatgctaCTAATTCATTCTTCTAGGTAAAATGGCTgcaactatttattttatatccttCTTTAAATCAACAAATACGAGATGCCTGGATAATCTTTGTCCTTGATCTTTGCATTAGGTTGGTTGGTTACCTATTTCATGATCAACTCGACATTGGTGGGAAGTAATTCCAGCTGTTTCATTAGCTGcaacaatttgttttatttcatgtgtttgttGTGTGAatgatggggacaccgaaccggaaacattatttatgcacgcgaatgatcatagacgatggaggatagcccaaacaattgagagatcgggctttaacttatgttttgggcttaatttatatgaacctttagattagttttattaatttgtctttattttgttgggcttgatttaattattgttaagtattttatttagtgggctataagcccaattgcttattgtagttagggttttagtataaataccctacttttctaaatggTAAGGGactttttgatgattaatgaaaaaatacagatttgcatatctccaaccccccttctcttcttcttcttagcttttttctttctctaaagcttctttcttttcttgctttaattctttttatttgttgtcccgcgtcaaatttggtatcagagcacgacttttaattgttcttacaattaatcGATCTATGTGTTACaattaatctgaaaaaaaaaaggttactgTTCATCTCTCCACAGCAAACAGCCGTCGAACTCAAATTGTCACTGTTCATCGGCACTGTTGATCGTCTCCACCAGCAACACAGCTGCCACAATCAACATTGTACACTGTCCATCATCAAAAACAGCCACCGCAGGGCACACCATCCTCACGAGAGAGCAGATTGGGCATCCCCAATAGCCACCAAAAACCACGACAGCTCTCTACAACATCCACGACGACAGATCGCATCACCTCCTACAGCAGGCCACTCTTCACGCCATCGACAGATCTGCCATCCAGCCACCATCTCGCACCACCAGTAAACTCCCACAGCGCCTCCACAGCAGACCCATTAGTGACAACAACCACAACCAGTCGTCTGCCGCATCTGAGCTCACCGGCAATAGAGCGAAATTGTAGCAGCAAAAGATCTTCATCTTCGGCAACAGACGGAACAGTAAAAACTGGCCAGTGGCAACCACCACCTCTAGTGGCCGCAATAGTCGTCGCCGTCATCTGTTACGCCCCGCCGCCAGCAACAACAACCGAGAAATCGCAGAGACAAAGGAAACTCAACATTGCAGCACAGAAGGCATTGGAGGGGAAATTAATTAACCCACCACGTCAGCCCTCTAAATCCACGTCAGCCGCCACATCAGCATGAGCAGCCACATCATTGTCCGCCACATCAGCATGAGCAGCAATGTCACCCCAATTGCCATGTCATCTGAGGTCCATCCGCGATCGAATTCGACAATTTGAATCTTGGTCGGTAAATTACTCTATTtttggtttgttgattttatctttttagtaTTGCACTTAgtattcaaaattattattaatatttctttttgtgccaaaaaaaaaaaatctcacctagcatttttattgttaattatgttCATCAACCTCTTTTATTAGTGATAGCTAATATCTTgttctatttgataattataagttctcgcttgtgacatcgtgtttgattaatcatttacacaaaaaaaaaatctagtattacatgcttacaattttattagtgtaatttgttcttgattaatctccatatttaaaaataaataaataaataaaaaattagctttatttttgtattgtgattttacatgcaagaaccatttgtgatctcaattccatttataagttagtattgcatgcatttgtgtCACGATCATCTAGTGTCTAAGCTCAAGTTTACACTTACTGTAGACTCAACCTTTAGTGATACCCTGATGATCATTTGAAAGGAACTGCAAACTTAGGTGATCAACATGTTTAGAAGAATTGAGCCCCAAGAGAGTTTTCGAATAAGGCACTCAAGGACcaataaatatcacaagaataATCATTATGGACAAGATCACTCTGAGCGACACCAATATGACCATCATTTAGGTTACTCTAAACACGATGACTTTGATGAGCGAGTCTTGagtcctaacaaaatagaagcccCCACTTTTGACGGTCATCATGAcccttggatatttgatatgtggattcgtgatatgaatcaattctttgagtggcataatttgtctgataataagagagttagatttgctaagatgaaactcattgataaagccaaaatttattggagagatgttgaggactgtttagagatgagaggtaaacctcctataactgattggatcaaaatgaaacaaaaactttagGAAAAGTACCTACCCCAGTCTTATAGGAATAAACTCTTAGACCAATGGAACAATCTAAGACAAGAGAATAAGTCTATCAATGAGTATATAACGCAATTTAATGATTACATGATTAGATGTGCCATAAGAGAGAATGAAGCCATGACTGTGCGTAGATTTTGTAGaggcttaaatgatgatcttagaagagaagttgtatttcaaggtgtaTCTACCCTTGACCAAGCTTATACCTTAACTAAAGACTACAAGTTGGTCACAAAGGATCAGTGGAAAAATCGTCAGGACTCTTATAGTATCCCTATTAGGTCCCAATTCAGAAGTAGTGATTCTTTGTTAGTTACTCCACTCCACAAACCTAATCCTAGTAACTCACAACCTTACAAGAAAGATAAAGGCAAACGAGTTGTTAATGAAGTGTCTAAAGTGAGTTCTATGGTTAAGTGTACTAATTGTCTAGGTTTTGGTTATATCTCTTTAGATTGCACCTCTAAACCTTTagtcatccaaaaatataaagatctaGGTAAAGAGGAATATTGTAGTGTTGAAGTGTATGAGCCTAATCTTGAGGATTTTAGTGACCTTGATGACGAGTATGTGCAAGAAGAGGGACTTAACACTATGAGTCCACATGAGCTTGAGACTAAGGTTAAGAAAGAGTCTGATATGTCTGCTTTAATGGTGGAGGAAATTTTAAGGAACTCTTCAGTGGAATCACCTATAGAGATAAGTATGGTCTTAGAAGAGTCTCATGATATTAGTCCTCCTGAATTATCTGATTCCTCACCCCACATGCTTGGTGTCCAACACATCATaagtttagagcaacatgttgaATTTGTTGACCCCTTACCACATGCACGttatgaggaagatgaagataatcctaGTTTACTTGATTGTGTCCATACCATATCTACACAAGTTTCAAACAATGTTTGTCTCATTCCACACCCTCAATCATTTAATGTTCATAGTTACAAACTTGAGGAGCCGATAGAACACCTTCCCATATCTCCTCATGATAGGATGTCTAAGTTAGCAGAGTCATTACAATGTAGAgttcataatttgcatattgagatcatgaaacaaattcaagcaagtaatgaacaatacaaatttcgaGCTGACTTACTTAAATATCATGATGcacttaatgttggagattatttcatgatacagattagacctgaacggtgtcctttggaaaccgatcataaattgcaagtaagtagtgctagaccattcaaagtgttgcaaatgattaaatcaaataattatatcattaaattgccattaaactttgatattagctctactttgaacatgaaaaacctcagtatttataaaatacagccTACCCCTGATGCTCCTTTTGATACCTCTACCTCATTATCCATATCTTTGgcacaaaaggaacatattaatgctactttgaatgcacaagttgCTTTTACCAGGGATGGTGAACTTCAGCAAATCCTAGTATATGGACTCGACGACCAGATTCAGACTATACTTGGATTATCAGAGATACATCACAACAACTTGATCATTATCTTTGAGAGCATTATCGGAGTTGCCTTGACCTATACTCGACGGGGTCGAGTTCTTCCAACCCCGGGAGaattgatggggacaccgaaccggaaacattatttatgcacgcgaatgatcatagacgatggaggatagcccaaacaattgagagatcgggctttaacttatgttttgggcttaatttatatgaacctttagattagttttattaatttgtctttattttgttgggcttgatttaattattgttaagtattttatttagtgggctataagcccaattgcttattgtagttagggttttagtataaataccctacttttctaaatgttaagggactttttgatgattaatgaaaaaatacagatttgcatatctccaaccccccttctcttcttcttcttagcttttttctttctctaaagcttctttcttttcttgctttaattctttttatttgttgtcccgcgtcaGTGAACTTCCAGAAATAAGAGTAATGTCATGTAATGTTATGTGTTTAGTAATTTATTGTGCGAACTTCCAGAAATGTTTACTCATTTGTGTGCTTATTGTCTGAACCTTCAAAAGCATAATGTTTACTCATTTGTGTGCTTAttgtttaatgtgttgattCTCATTCTCCTTATTTTGATGTTCTATTTCTATTACGGATTCTTTATATGGTTAACTTGTTATTATGCGTATCGTACAATAATATGGTCTctacatgaatatatatatatatacatacacacatGTGAATGAGTGACATGTCATATTACCATACCAGtaagattatataaaataataaatcaaaggcatcaatgaaaaagaaatcacGTTTCTATTTATTTAGGCTGTCTAAAGCTGAACTTACTAGATTAATTTTATCACACACAACAATTAGTCCATTAAATATGGATTATTGTTGAAAAAACATGCTAAATACACCATAATAAACAACTTCTACCCAAAAAAGTGAGGAACAAATGCCTCATGGGGATAAACCTCGTAAGGGACAAAGTTAGCACAGTGGTGAACTACATCAAGGGCTTTATCCTTGTGGAGATATATCTTAGAAGCTATCAATCAACGgaataatactaattaaatacaacctaatttttaaatttgagtttataaaaagatataaatatcaCAACATAGGATAAAAGTTTTAAGAATAAAcacttacaaaataataataataataataataataataaaacctttCCAAATTTGTTctataaaagacaaaataaaaataacctcaACAAATCTAGTACTAATTTTACATTGAACCTTGAACTTTTCAAATtgcattttccttttcaatattttgttcCAAATTGCattttccctttcattttttttgtacattGATTGATTGGTTGATTGAATGGTACAGTCCtcattttcatttacttttgaaaatacacaaaaaaatcactttcaagtttcaagttaCTAAACGACGTGCAGCTCAAtcaatgccttcattgcctacagcctttaaaaaatcaacttattagCTAGTTTCGTCCTTGGCTCGTTTAGAAACGACATCCACCCGAATGTTTGACATGTGGCATTTGAAGATCAGAATAAGAGAATGTTGGATGTTCACTTAATCTTTTAAttctagaaattttttttaaaaattagctaCAATGATTGCTAGGTGATATCTAAGTAAGTTAAAAAGAATAATGTCTAGTGTGCTAAGATGATAAGTAGTTGTTACTTGCAAATTTGATAGATGTGGGTATTCTTAAATGCTTTAGAAAGAATTCATACagagagaaaaaatacaatgatatttcaaagagataaactctaaaaatatatatactaacatTACTAAGAATGAAGATATATGAACCTTGAACTTTGAAGATTCATTGAGTATTTATAACTTACAAGTCTTGTCTTTTGTGAAGAGGAGaagttgaaaagtaattttattcttgtggtattttgagttgtattttattcaaaataaaatattgagaaacTCATGtggggttttaaaaaaattaatttgattattgtggtattttgagttgtatttcactcaaaataatagtattgattcaatataaaatattgagaggCCTATCATAGTAGGCCGCCTATGTGggatcttgaaaaaataatttcattcctatggtattttaaattatattttactcaaaataatatatattgaatcaatataaaatatttaaaaacctgCGTGCAGTCTTGAAAAATTTTTGAATGGAGAGGTAGGCTTAGACGAGTTACTTGAGTTTGTTATGAGTGAAAAATAGATCCATTAATGCTACATATCCACATATATTACCTAAACCCACACACATTGGATTCAAAAAAATGCACTAAAGCCCACAAAGATGCTGGGATGTATGCCGAATAAGGTATATGGGTCAAGGCAGCGTCTGGATTCAAGGGCAGTTAAGCTTTGGgaggtttttttatcccattaaATTTTGGTCTATATTGACTTGGTTTCTTTGGGTGGTGACTAGTTATTTATGGTGAAGTGATAATCACTTCTTTTATTCTAGTGGAATTCTTGATGTTTAGGTTGGGAATAAATTTAGCTCCTCTTGTTTACCTAAAAATTGAGGGAAAGTAGCTGAAATATCTTCTTCTAAATTCTTTAACTTTGCTTTCATattgaatttatgaaaatgttatcttttttatattgttaaaatGATGTCAAGTCTTAAAGACTGTTAGCCATGTGTTCCtaattaacttttgattttttgtattatacCTCATACATAATTGCtggaatataaaataatttatttttttattcatgtttgcTTTCTATATATTGTACATGCAAAAGTTTATCTTATATTacttttaactaaacatatttttttaaaaaaaacccaactaaaagtgtttttgttaaatctatttttttaaatcgcaACTATAAAAGATATCATTATTGTATGTTTGGTAACGTAGTGTAGATCATGCTTttacaaaaatgattttcaattgaaaatacattaaaataatttttttcaattaaaaaaaacacttcaaaatcattaaaaatacttaaaaaattaaattaacaacattaatttaatatttttttaaaaaataaaatacaatttaaaagtaattaatttaaatcaaaaaattaaattaacgaGCTTTTCCTTTATTTGAAAGGGAAGGGCTAAACGATATTTTGCATTTTCTTTGCACAATGTGATTATTTAATTACCcttggaaaacaaagaaaatcacttgGATCTAGGGGCTTATTAgtctttgacttgatttttcaaCAAGTATGTTACTTCATTGtccttgaaaatttaaaataattatctgaCTCTGAGGCTCTTTTATCATTTAGATGTGGTCAT
This genomic interval from Populus alba chromosome 1, ASM523922v2, whole genome shotgun sequence contains the following:
- the LOC118059522 gene encoding LOW QUALITY PROTEIN: uncharacterized protein (The sequence of the model RefSeq protein was modified relative to this genomic sequence to represent the inferred CDS: deleted 2 bases in 2 codons), with amino-acid sequence MAIESVGESVVSKIAELLVEPAIKQFRYMFCFNNFVQEFDEQMMNLALAFYRLQDAVNVAERNAEEIEIDVNTWLENAKNEIEGVNRLQNEKGKIGKCFTWCPNSMRQFKLSKALAKKTETLRKLEENSRKFPKVSHKAPLQDIEFLPSEGLTPSESLKEAFEQIMKALKDDTVNMIGLYGMGGVGKTTLVKEVGRGAKELQLVDEVLIVTVSQNPNVTDMQDQMAVILGLDFDGKSGKERAGRLWQRLQGKKVLIILDDAWKDIDLKEVGIPFGDAHRGCKTLLTTRLEHICSSMKCQQKVLLRVLSENEAWALFKINAGLRDEDSDLNRVAKKVARECKGLPIALVTVGRALRDKSAVEWEVAFDQLKKSQFLDMEQLDEQKNAYACLKLSYDYLKHEKTKLCFLLCCLFPEDYNIPIEDLTRYAVGYGLHQDVESIEDARKRVYVAIKNLKACCMLLGTETEEDVKMHDLVRDVAIQIASSEKYGFVVKAGFGLKEWPTSNKRLEGCTVVSLMGNTLAELPEGLVCPQLKVLLLELDDDVNVPEGFFEGMKAIEVLSLQGGCLSLQSLQFSTNLQSLLLRGCECKDLNWLRKLQRLEILGLWCSSVEELPDEIGTLKELRLLDLTGCHYLRRIPVNLIGRLKKLEELLIGDVVGCDSTEGMNASLTELSSLSHLAVLSLTIPEVECIPRDFVFPSLLKYDILLGDEYSELDKEYPTSTRLYLGDISATSLNANTFEQLFPTVSHLCFWRVEGLRNIVLSSDQMTTHGSEKDFLQRLEHVEVKACGDIRTLFLAKWRQALKNLRSVEIDDCDSLEEVFELDEEKELLSSLTRLRLSSLPELICIWKGPTRHVSLHSLAHLELLFLDKLTFIFTPSLAQSLIHLETLLIHHCRVLKRLIREKDDEGEIIPESLGFPKLKTLSIICCYELEYVFPVSVSRSLQNLKQMEIFKADNLKRVFYSGEGDDIIIIDFPQLRKLSLSKCSFFGPRDFAAQLPSLQELAIDGHEEWDNLLAQLRGFTSLETLKLSSLLVPDLRCIWKGLVSCNLTTLKVNECKRLTHVFTDSMIASLLQLEFLEISNCEELEQIIAKENDNEKDQIFSGSDLQSACFPNLCRLVIRGCNKLKSLFPIAMASGLKKLQILEVRESSQLLGVFGQGDHASPVNVEKEMVLPDLQELLLIKLPSISCFSLGCYDFLFPHLQKLKVHGCPKLTIESATTSNDSMSAQSKGFMNLKEISIENLEGVQDLIQVGCLITNRRGGHELSIVSLETLHLNLLPDLRCIWKGLLPSNLTSLEVNECKRLTHVFTNNMIASLVQLEVLEISNCDELEQIIAKDNDDENDQILAGSDLQSSCFPNLYRLNIRGCNKLKSLFPVAMASGLKKLCMLNVTESSQLFGVFGQDDHASPVNVEKEMVLPDLHFLTLYKLPSIVYFSHGCYDFIFPDLMELKVRQCPKLTTKFTTTSNGSMSAQSEVSQVAEGSSTGCSVPTSTCRTWTIYNGWKEEKEEED